In the genome of Drosophila pseudoobscura strain MV-25-SWS-2005 chromosome 3, UCI_Dpse_MV25, whole genome shotgun sequence, one region contains:
- the LOC6898812 gene encoding L-lactate dehydrogenase B chain, whose translation MMSILWMRRLLTSLDGFGNQLIRPASSFNKVMKPLDCFKPKPSLKITVVGSGQVGAAVAAFLLARNLTKHLVILDVKYDLATAEALDFSHGSAFLGNPIVEACGDGNRTKNSDVIIITAGARPSGKTRSRLDVMHKTVVILKSVVPKLVELSPKAIFIIICNPADVMTFAVQRIGNLEKHRCFTTGCHLDTARFRYLIAKRLKVPTSAVNAYIIGEHGSSAVPVWSSVTVGGIRLSDVVKDLGTDKDQEKWSDLMDGILNAGVHVSKAKGYTNWAVGLTASDVVKCMVENTGQVCCVGTDVKGLYGLKDSVVLSVPCRVTASGISHILELPLNEDERKKLLKSADTLLEAQCSLKW comes from the coding sequence ATGATGTCCATTTTGTGGATGCGCCGGCTGTTGACAAGTTTGGATGGATTTGGCAACCAGTTGATACGTCCAGCCTCTTCATTTAACAAAGTGATGAAGCCGCTGGACTGTTTCAAGCCAAAGCCTTCGCTTAAGATAACCGTGGTTGGATCGGGCCAGGTCGGAGCGGCAGTTGCAGCATTTCTTTTGGCGCGTAACCTTACCAAGCATCTGGTGATCCTTGATGTGAAATACGACTTGGCCACGGCGGAAGCGTTGGATTTCTCACATGGGTCTGCCTTCTTGGGCAATCCGATTGTCGAAGCCTGTGGTGATGGAAATCGTACCAAGAATTCGGATGTTATCATTATTACAGCGGGAGCGAGGCCATCAGGCAAAACCCGATCTCGTCTGGACGTTATGCATAAAACGGTTGTGATTCTGAAGTCTGTAGTACCCAAGCTGGTCGAATTGAGTCCCAAGGCGATTTTCATTATCATCTGCAATCCAGCCGATGTTATGACCTTTGCTGTGCAGCGCATCGGAAACCTGGAGAAGCATCGTTGCTTCACTACCGGCTGCCACCTGGACACTGCCCGCTTTCGCTACCTAATCGCGAAGCGTCTTAAGGTTCCCACATCGGCAGTCAACGCCTATATAATAGGAGAGCATGGTAGTAGTGCTGTGCCCGTTTGGTCTAGTGTCACGGTAGGTGGGATTCGACTGAGCGACGTCGTGAAGGATTTGGGCACGGACAAGGACCAGGAGAAGTGGTCCGATCTCATGGATGGCATCCTCAATGCAGGTGTGCACGTTAGTAAGGCCAAGGGCTATACTAACTGGGCCGTGGGGCTGACTGCCTCAGATGTTGTCAAATGCATGGTGGAGAATACCGGTCAAGTCTGTTGCGTGGGGACAGATGTGAAGGGACTCTACGGTCTAAAGGACAGTGTGGTACTCTCTGTACCTTGTCGAGTCACGGCCAGCGGAATTAGCCACATTTTGGAGCTGCCACTAAACGAAGATGAGCGTAAAAAGTTGTTGAAATCTGCTGATACTCTGCTGGAGGCCCAGTGCTCGTTGAAATGGTGA
- the LOC4805173 gene encoding U6 snRNA-associated Sm-like protein LSm6, producing MSRKEALSQFINQIHGRPVAVKLNNGVDYRGVLACLDGYMNICLEQTEEYVNGQLKNKYGDAFIRGNNVLYISTQKRRV from the exons ATGTCGCGCAAAGAGGCCCTCTCGCAGTTTATCAACCAGATCCATGGTCGCCCCGTGGCCGTGAAGCTGAACAATGGCGTGGACTATCGCG GTGTGCTGGCTTGCTTGGATGGCTATATGAACATTTGCCTGGAGCAGACGGAGGAGTACGTAAATGGGCAGCTGAAAAACAAATACGGCGACGCATTCATCCGCGGCAACAACGTGCTCTACATATCCACGCAGAAACGGAGAGTTTAG
- the LOC4805174 gene encoding uncharacterized protein: MCKYVLIAALAVMCLQVPAVQATLHDLHEAFDFSNVDLVNFQYFKNLASQDPRTAATASPLLVHFQKKKAVLDYLDRLFFGNSPFQQASEIPFDPHFGRAWRPHYERKFGFRGERLIAALGSGYSIRQLRHFGAIPQEFGTPHYPS, encoded by the exons ATGTGCAAATACGTCTTAATTGCTGCACTGGCCGTAATG TGTCTGCAGGTGCCCGCCGTCCAAGCCACGCTGCACGACCTGCACGAGGCCTTTGATTTCTCGAACGTGGATCTGGTAAACTTTCAGTACTTCAAGAACCTGGCCTCACAAGATCCGCGCActgctgccaccgccagtCCCCTTCTCGTGCACTTTCAGAAGAAGAAAGCCGTGCTGGACTACCTAGACCGCTTATTCTTCGGCAACTCACCCTTCCAGCAGGCCAGCGAGATCCCCTTCGACCCGCACTTTGGTCGCGCCTGGCGGCCACACTACGAGCGCAAGTTTGGTTTCCGCGGCGAACGCCTGATAGCCGCCCTGGGCTCAGGCTACTCCATACGGCAGTTGCGCCACTTTGGAGCTATTCCCCAAGAGTTCGGCACGCCACACTATCCCAGTTGA